The Bacteroidetes Order II. bacterium genome includes the window CCAAAAACTGCAATTCAATCCTTTCAATGAACTCTATATCACCTTATCTGGCGGTATTCCAGAGTATCATGTTGATGGGGGGAACCCGTTACAAAATTTTACGCAGCTATTGACTTTGTTTTATAACGATTGTAGATTCAATTCAATTCAATTCAATTCAATTCAATTCAATTCAATTCAAT containing:
- a CDS encoding transposase; the encoded protein is MAFAFHAEVPFSNNQTERDIRPAQAKMKVGGCFRTQYGAEIYARIQTVISTVQKLQFNPFNELYITLSGGIPEYHVDGGNPLQNFTQLLTLFYNDCRFNSIQFNSIQFNSIQ